One segment of Eschrichtius robustus isolate mEscRob2 chromosome 3, mEscRob2.pri, whole genome shotgun sequence DNA contains the following:
- the DRAM2 gene encoding DNA damage-regulated autophagy modulator protein 2 isoform X2 produces MWWFQQGLSFLPSALVIWTAAAFIFSYITAITLHHVDPVLPYISDTGTVAPEKCLFGAMLNIAAVLCIATIYVRYKQVHALNPEESRIIKLNKAGLVLGLLSCLGLSIVANFQPKIHGKQVFWIRLLLVIWCGVSAFSMLTCSSLLYSGSFGADIVQKLHWNPEDKGYVLHMITTAAEWSMSLSFFGFFLTYIRDFQKISLRVEATLHGLTLYDTAPCPINNERTRLLSRDV; encoded by the exons ATGTGGTGGTTTCAgcaaggcctcagtttccttccttcAGCCCTTGTAATTTGGACGGCTGCTGctttcatattttcatatatcaCTGCTATAACACTTCACCATGTTGACCCTGTTTTGCCTTATATCAG tgacaCTGGTACAGTAGCTCCAGAAAAATGCTTGTTTGGGGCAATGTTAAATATTGCCGCAGTTTTAT GCATTGCGACCATTTATGTTCGTTATAAGCAAGTTCATGCTCTGAATCCTGAAGAGAGTCGTATCATCAAATTAAACAAGGCTGGCCTTGTACTTGGATTACTGAGTTGTTTAGGACTTTCTATTGTGGCAAACTTCCAG CCCAAAATTCACGGCAAACAAGTCTTCTGGATCAGACTACTGTTGGTTATCTGGTGTGGAGTAAGTGCATTTAGCA TGCTGACTTGTTCATCACTTTTGTACAGTGGCAGTTTTGGCGCTGATATAGTACAGAAACTCCACTGGAATCCTGAGGACAAA GGTTATGTGCTTCACATGATCACTACTGCAGCAGAATGGTCTATGTCACTTTCCTTCTTCGGTTTTTTCCTGACTTATATTCGTGATTTTCAG AAAATTTCTTTACGGGTAGAAGCCACTTTACACGGATTAACCCTCTATGACACTGCTCCTTGCCCTATTAACAATGAACGAACACGGCTACTTTCCAGAGATGTATGA
- the DRAM2 gene encoding DNA damage-regulated autophagy modulator protein 2 isoform X1 — MWWFQQGLSFLPSALVIWTAAAFIFSYITAITLHHVDPVLPYISDTGTVAPEKCLFGAMLNIAAVLCIATIYVRYKQVHALNPEESRIIKLNKAGLVLGLLSCLGLSIVANFQKTTFFAVHVCGAVLTFGIGSLYMFVQTILSYQMQPKIHGKQVFWIRLLLVIWCGVSAFSMLTCSSLLYSGSFGADIVQKLHWNPEDKGYVLHMITTAAEWSMSLSFFGFFLTYIRDFQKISLRVEATLHGLTLYDTAPCPINNERTRLLSRDV; from the exons ATGTGGTGGTTTCAgcaaggcctcagtttccttccttcAGCCCTTGTAATTTGGACGGCTGCTGctttcatattttcatatatcaCTGCTATAACACTTCACCATGTTGACCCTGTTTTGCCTTATATCAG tgacaCTGGTACAGTAGCTCCAGAAAAATGCTTGTTTGGGGCAATGTTAAATATTGCCGCAGTTTTAT GCATTGCGACCATTTATGTTCGTTATAAGCAAGTTCATGCTCTGAATCCTGAAGAGAGTCGTATCATCAAATTAAACAAGGCTGGCCTTGTACTTGGATTACTGAGTTGTTTAGGACTTTCTATTGTGGCAAACTTCCAG AAAACCACCTTTTTTGCTGTACATGTATGTGGAGCTGTGCTCACCTTTGGCATTGGCTCATTATACATGTTTGTTCAGACTATCCTTTCCTACCAAATGCAGCCCAAAATTCACGGCAAACAAGTCTTCTGGATCAGACTACTGTTGGTTATCTGGTGTGGAGTAAGTGCATTTAGCA TGCTGACTTGTTCATCACTTTTGTACAGTGGCAGTTTTGGCGCTGATATAGTACAGAAACTCCACTGGAATCCTGAGGACAAA GGTTATGTGCTTCACATGATCACTACTGCAGCAGAATGGTCTATGTCACTTTCCTTCTTCGGTTTTTTCCTGACTTATATTCGTGATTTTCAG AAAATTTCTTTACGGGTAGAAGCCACTTTACACGGATTAACCCTCTATGACACTGCTCCTTGCCCTATTAACAATGAACGAACACGGCTACTTTCCAGAGATGTATGA